The Caballeronia sp. NK8 genome includes a window with the following:
- a CDS encoding CsbD family protein, producing MNEDQVKGTAEKAKGKINEGVGKMTGDTTQQVKGQVQQGAGEARKQYGDAKEQVKKSQP from the coding sequence ATGAACGAGGACCAAGTGAAGGGCACCGCCGAAAAGGCGAAAGGGAAGATCAACGAGGGCGTCGGAAAGATGACTGGCGACACCACCCAACAGGTGAAGGGTCAGGTTCAACAGGGCGCAGGCGAGGCCCGTAAGCAATACGGCGATGCAAAGGAGCAAGTGAAGAAGAGCCAACCGTAA
- a CDS encoding DUF6429 family protein: MSVTNINTDAIDEAALALLYLTLHDQYRAWKGLDWDVLNRLYEKGFICDPVNKTKSVVFTEEGLYESERLFRQHFVIRDQTSN; the protein is encoded by the coding sequence ATGAGTGTCACGAATATCAATACCGACGCGATCGACGAAGCCGCCCTGGCACTTCTCTACCTGACCCTGCACGATCAGTACCGCGCGTGGAAAGGCCTCGACTGGGACGTGCTGAATCGCCTTTACGAAAAGGGCTTCATCTGCGACCCCGTCAACAAGACGAAGTCGGTGGTCTTTACTGAGGAAGGGTTATATGAGTCCGAGCGCCTATTCAGGCAGCATTTCGTTATCCGGGACCAAACGAGCAATTAA
- the argC gene encoding N-acetyl-gamma-glutamyl-phosphate reductase — translation MSSPLVFIDGDQGTAGLQIHERLRGRTDLTLMTLPATERKDVRRRAEAINACDIAILCLPDRAAREAVGAIVNPAVRVIDASSAHRTQADWTYGFPEMTPGQAERIATARRVTNPGCYPTGAIGLLRPLLDAGLVPENHPVSIHAVSGYSGRGRAGVEEHEGPGAVGAPSFQVYGLELAHKHTPEIQRYAGLARRPIFVPAYGSFRQGIVLTVPLDVRMLAPHADAAALHACLARHYAAAAHVHVLPLHQPGDLKHLDPQALNGTDDMRLSVFSNMEQGHVLLSAVFDNLGKGAAGAAVQNLNLMLAQ, via the coding sequence ATGAGTTCTCCCCTCGTTTTCATAGACGGCGACCAGGGCACCGCCGGGTTGCAGATTCACGAACGGCTTCGCGGCCGCACCGACCTGACGCTGATGACGCTTCCCGCAACGGAACGCAAGGATGTCAGGCGTCGCGCCGAAGCCATCAATGCCTGCGACATCGCCATCCTCTGCCTGCCCGACCGCGCGGCGCGCGAGGCAGTGGGCGCCATCGTGAATCCCGCCGTCAGAGTGATCGACGCGAGTTCCGCTCATCGCACGCAAGCGGACTGGACATACGGCTTTCCGGAAATGACGCCGGGACAGGCCGAGCGCATTGCGACCGCGCGGCGCGTCACCAATCCGGGTTGCTATCCGACCGGCGCAATCGGCTTGCTGCGTCCGCTGCTGGACGCCGGGCTGGTTCCCGAGAATCACCCGGTCAGCATCCATGCGGTGTCCGGTTATTCCGGACGCGGGCGTGCCGGCGTGGAAGAACATGAAGGGCCGGGTGCTGTCGGCGCACCGTCGTTCCAGGTGTATGGGCTCGAGCTCGCGCACAAGCACACTCCCGAGATTCAGCGGTACGCCGGACTCGCCCGGCGTCCGATCTTCGTTCCCGCGTATGGTTCGTTCCGCCAAGGAATCGTGCTGACAGTACCTTTGGACGTGCGAATGCTGGCGCCTCACGCAGACGCCGCCGCATTGCACGCGTGCCTCGCCCGCCACTATGCCGCAGCAGCCCATGTACATGTCTTGCCGCTGCACCAACCGGGCGATTTGAAGCACCTGGATCCGCAGGCGTTGAACGGCACGGACGATATGCGCCTGAGCGTGTTTTCCAACATGGAGCAGGGGCACGTTCTGCTGTCAGCCGTTTTCGACAATCTCGGCAAGGGCGCAGCCGGCGCTGCGGTTCAGAACCTGAACCTGATGCTCGCGCAGTAA
- a CDS encoding TetR/AcrR family transcriptional regulator, which translates to MPRPREFDEDTALDAATAQFWSHGYEATSVRDLAATMGLTAASLYNAFGDKRTLYERVLERYVERGFRDRVRRFEHRLPPRDAIVAFFDEIVRLSVGDPHRKGCLIVNSALELAPHDKQFHRVLRGVLEEMEGFFTRCVTAGQADGTIPADLPAADLGHGLLAALMGLRVLARVDPRRMALEAAARPMLAAIGVESGARSTTLNRRPRARKTTPVSTQ; encoded by the coding sequence ATGCCGCGTCCCCGTGAGTTCGACGAGGATACCGCTCTCGATGCGGCGACCGCGCAGTTCTGGTCGCATGGTTACGAGGCGACCTCGGTGCGCGATCTCGCCGCGACCATGGGTCTCACCGCCGCGAGCCTCTACAACGCATTCGGCGACAAGCGCACGCTCTATGAGCGTGTGCTGGAACGATACGTCGAGCGAGGCTTTCGCGATCGCGTGCGGCGTTTCGAGCATCGTCTTCCGCCGCGCGACGCCATCGTCGCCTTCTTCGACGAGATCGTCCGGCTGTCGGTCGGCGATCCTCATCGCAAGGGCTGTCTGATCGTCAATTCGGCGCTGGAACTCGCGCCGCACGACAAGCAGTTTCATCGCGTGTTGCGCGGTGTGCTGGAGGAAATGGAAGGGTTCTTCACGCGCTGTGTGACGGCCGGTCAGGCGGACGGCACCATTCCGGCCGATCTCCCCGCCGCCGATCTCGGACACGGTCTCCTCGCGGCGCTGATGGGTTTACGAGTGCTGGCGCGTGTCGATCCACGGCGCATGGCGCTGGAAGCGGCCGCGCGGCCCATGCTTGCCGCGATTGGCGTGGAATCCGGCGCACGATCCACCACACTGAATCGCAGGCCACGCGCGCGCAAGACGACGCCCGTGTCGACGCAATAG
- a CDS encoding response regulator: MVAYNTRDALDALTQHPEIGLLFTDLIMPGGINGVMLAQEARRRRPRLRILLTTGYADASIARSDLDATESLC, from the coding sequence ATCGTTGCCTATAACACGCGCGACGCACTAGACGCGCTCACCCAGCACCCCGAGATTGGATTGCTATTCACTGACCTTATCATGCCAGGAGGCATAAATGGTGTGATGCTGGCTCAAGAGGCAAGACGGCGTAGGCCACGACTACGCATATTGCTGACAACCGGATATGCCGATGCTTCGATTGCAAGAAGCGATCTTGACGCTACGGAGTCCCTGTGTTGA
- a CDS encoding IS3 family transposase (programmed frameshift), producing MFKVPNQAYTAEFRAAAVQRVKDGQSIRAVSRELKMSPQTLRNWVKAAEAGKLNGAGTKAVTPEQMELSRLRAENKRLQMELEIGKKSGGVLREGPPVKYAWIDTQCRHFPLSALGELLSVSLNGYRAWKRGGAPERKRLSNEQLLALIRTIHAEVKGAYGSPRMTEEIRARGCPASKERVERLMRENGIRARHKKRYKVTTDSKHKLPAAENLLERNFRPTAPNQVFTSDITYIWTDEGWLYLAIVLDLFNREIVGWSIKPRMTADIVIDALTMAWFRRRPEPGAMHHSNRGSQYASHDFQRKLTEYGMRCSMSRKGNCWDNAPTESFFNSLKNERVHATRYRTHQEAMADLFEYLEVFYNRSRRHSSLGFVSPVQFLQDWSKAQQTKDAAA from the exons ATGTTCAAGGTACCAAACCAAGCCTATACGGCGGAGTTCAGGGCGGCCGCCGTGCAACGGGTCAAGGATGGACAAAGCATCCGTGCCGTGTCTCGTGAATTGAAGATGTCACCGCAGACCCTGCGCAACTGGGTGAAAGCTGCAGAGGCAGGCAAGCTGAACGGCGCCGGGACAAAGGCTGTGACGCCAGAACAGATGGAACTGTCGCGCTTGCGAGCCGAAAACAAGCGCCTGCAGATGGAACTTGAAATCG GCAAAAAAAGCGGCGGCGTTCTTCGCGAAGGACCTCCTGTGAAGTACGCCTGGATTGATACGCAGTGCCGGCACTTTCCGCTGTCGGCACTGGGCGAGCTCCTGTCGGTCAGTCTGAACGGCTATCGAGCATGGAAGCGCGGCGGCGCACCCGAGCGCAAACGCCTGAGCAACGAACAGTTACTGGCGCTGATTCGCACGATCCACGCCGAGGTCAAGGGCGCCTACGGATCGCCACGGATGACCGAGGAGATTCGCGCGCGCGGCTGTCCGGCCAGCAAGGAACGGGTTGAGCGGCTTATGCGGGAGAATGGTATCCGGGCGCGGCACAAGAAGCGCTACAAGGTAACGACGGACTCGAAGCACAAGCTGCCGGCCGCTGAGAATCTGCTGGAGCGCAACTTTAGGCCGACGGCGCCGAATCAGGTGTTCACTTCAGACATCACGTACATCTGGACCGACGAGGGCTGGCTGTATCTGGCGATCGTGCTGGACCTGTTCAACCGGGAAATTGTCGGCTGGTCGATCAAGCCCCGCATGACGGCGGACATCGTGATTGACGCGCTGACGATGGCGTGGTTCCGACGTCGGCCTGAGCCCGGCGCGATGCATCATTCCAACAGGGGTAGCCAGTACGCAAGCCACGACTTCCAGCGCAAGCTGACGGAATATGGCATGCGCTGCTCGATGAGTCGCAAGGGAAATTGCTGGGACAACGCGCCGACGGAAAGCTTTTTTAATAGCCTGAAAAACGAGCGCGTCCATGCGACTCGCTATCGGACACATCAGGAAGCGATGGCAGACTTGTTTGAATACCTGGAAGTGTTTTATAACCGCAGCCGTCGTCATTCGTCGCTCGGCTTCGTATCGCCGGTTCAGTTTCTGCAGGACTGGAGCAAAGCTCAGCAGACCAAGGATGCCGCTGCATAA
- a CDS encoding glutathione S-transferase family protein, whose translation MIEFYFHPTPNPAKIALFLEESGLPYELKPVDTSKGEQHTPAFRSINPNGKVPAIVDTEGPGGKTATVFDSTAILLYLAEKTGKFGGAAEDRPQLLSWLMFIASGLGPFSGQAVHFQYAAPEGLDYAVNRYRREADRHYQVLNDHLKGREYLVGKDFTIADMSAWGWIDRARRVFKGDEDPLAAFPELKRWFAQIDARPAVERARAINKTHAFKSVNDDETKRALFPSNFPKTA comes from the coding sequence GTGATCGAATTCTACTTTCACCCCACGCCGAACCCCGCGAAGATCGCACTCTTTCTCGAAGAGTCCGGTCTGCCCTACGAGCTGAAGCCCGTCGACACAAGCAAGGGCGAGCAGCATACGCCGGCTTTTCGCTCAATCAACCCGAACGGCAAGGTGCCGGCCATCGTCGATACCGAAGGACCGGGCGGCAAGACTGCGACCGTCTTCGATTCGACCGCCATTCTGTTGTACCTCGCGGAGAAGACCGGCAAGTTCGGCGGCGCGGCGGAAGACCGGCCGCAGCTGTTGTCGTGGCTCATGTTCATTGCCAGTGGGCTCGGACCGTTTTCCGGACAGGCGGTGCATTTCCAGTATGCGGCGCCCGAAGGCCTCGATTACGCGGTGAATCGTTATCGCCGCGAAGCCGACCGTCACTATCAGGTGCTCAACGATCACCTGAAAGGACGCGAATATCTGGTGGGCAAAGACTTCACGATTGCCGACATGTCGGCGTGGGGCTGGATCGATCGAGCCCGGCGCGTGTTCAAGGGCGATGAGGATCCGCTCGCCGCGTTTCCAGAGTTGAAGCGCTGGTTTGCACAGATCGATGCCCGGCCCGCCGTTGAACGTGCGCGCGCCATCAACAAGACGCACGCGTTCAAGTCCGTGAACGACGACGAAACGAAGCGCGCGTTGTTTCCGTCGAACTTCCCGAAGACTGCGTGA
- a CDS encoding LysR family transcriptional regulator produces the protein MREISLDRLRTLVAIADRGSFADAARALHLAPPTVSLHIAELEERIGAPLLSRRRGHVRPSATGELLVERARRLLADAEQTLEDVQRQVQGLAGRVRLGASTGAIAHLLPQALEALRQDHPAIDIHIAVLTSHETLTRLADGALDVGLVALPQPPMAGLVIKPWRRDPVMAFVPAHWRSPARITPEWLAARPLILNDATTRLSRLTTEWFAAGGHHPAPRIQLNYNDAIKSLVAAGYGAALLPHEATTPLPDKRILMRPLRPALWRRLGIAHRAGYVERSTQHVLDALWDLRLA, from the coding sequence ATGCGAGAAATCAGCCTGGACCGGTTGCGCACCCTTGTCGCTATCGCCGATCGTGGCTCATTCGCCGATGCGGCGCGAGCGTTGCATCTGGCGCCTCCCACGGTCAGTCTCCACATCGCGGAACTGGAAGAGCGCATCGGGGCACCGCTCCTCTCGCGCAGGCGTGGACATGTCCGGCCATCGGCAACAGGCGAGTTGCTGGTCGAGCGAGCGCGTCGGCTGCTGGCCGATGCGGAACAGACCCTGGAGGACGTTCAGCGCCAGGTCCAGGGGCTCGCCGGACGCGTTCGGCTCGGCGCATCGACTGGCGCGATTGCGCACCTTTTGCCGCAAGCGCTCGAAGCGCTGCGTCAAGACCATCCCGCTATCGATATTCATATCGCGGTGCTCACCTCGCATGAGACGCTGACGCGATTGGCGGACGGCGCGCTGGATGTCGGACTGGTCGCACTGCCTCAGCCGCCGATGGCTGGACTCGTGATCAAACCCTGGCGCCGTGACCCCGTCATGGCGTTCGTGCCGGCGCATTGGCGAAGTCCGGCTCGCATCACGCCCGAATGGCTCGCCGCCCGGCCTCTCATTCTCAACGATGCGACCACGCGTCTTTCGCGCCTTACGACGGAATGGTTCGCGGCCGGAGGGCATCATCCCGCGCCGCGCATCCAGCTCAACTACAACGATGCGATCAAGAGTCTGGTGGCGGCCGGTTACGGCGCGGCGCTGTTGCCTCACGAAGCCACGACGCCATTACCGGACAAGCGCATCCTCATGCGACCGCTGCGCCCGGCGTTATGGCGTCGGCTCGGCATCGCGCATCGTGCGGGGTACGTCGAGCGTTCCACGCAACATGTGCTCGATGCGTTGTGGGACCTGCGATTGGCGTAG